The proteins below come from a single Epinephelus moara isolate mb chromosome 19, YSFRI_EMoa_1.0, whole genome shotgun sequence genomic window:
- the ccnj gene encoding cyclin-J isoform X2 has product MELEDQWWKGQLAADIYQALRYKELKLPPYKGQSPQLNFRRYFADLIAIVSNRFKLCPAARHLAVYLLDLFMDRYDVTVQQLHMISLSCLLLSSKFEEREDRVPKLESLNSLGCMSSMNLVLTKQGLLHMELLLLETFQWNLYLPTAAHFIEYYLSIAVHEGDLHDGWPMTLLEKTKLYMAKYADYFLEVSLQDHVFLCFAPSLVSAACVATSRLVLHLSPTWPPRLQRLTGYTWENLVPCAEKLLIAHDSDVKEANKQKCQKPGQQQQGQTVYHSSGQTATVAQYLHRPSVQYPQQVPQPGLAPNHRPASYLSHSTASLQGPNGPQHGNTQAITASQDPKSSIPNRAYQVSMHYTCAAPCFDR; this is encoded by the exons ATGGAGCTAGAGGACCAATGGTGGAAAGGACAACTCGCTGCAGATATATACCAGGCGCTACGATACAAA GAGCTCAAGTTGCCTCCCTACAAAGGCCAGTCCCCTCAGCTCAACTTCAGACGGTACTTTGCAGACCTCATAGCCATCGTCAGCAACCGCTTCAAGCTGTGTCCTGCAGCCAGACACCTGGCAGTCTACCTGCTGGACCTCTTTATGGACCGTTATGATGTCACGGTGCAGCAGCTTCACATGATCTCACTCTCATGTCTTCTTTTGTCCA GTAAATTTGAGGAAAGGGAGGACCGGGTGCCTAAACTGGAGAGCCTGAACAGCCTTGGCTGCATGAGCTCCATGAACCTGGTCCTGACCAAGCAGGGTTTACTTCACATGGAGCTGCTCCTGCTGGAAACTTTCCAGTGGAACCTGTACCTGCCTACTGCTGCTCATTTCATAGAGTACTACCTGTCCATTGCTGTCCACGAGGGAGACCTCCATGATGGCTGGCCCATGACCCTCCTGGAGAAGACCAAACTATACATGGCCAAGTATGCTGATTACTTCCTGGAGGTTTCCTTGCAAG atcatgtatttttgtgttttgccCCCTCACTGGTGTCTGCTGCGTGTGTGGCCACCTCCCGCCTCGTCCTCCACCTGTCTCCTACATGGCCACCCCGACTGCAGCGCCTCACAGGCTACACATGGGAGAACCTAGTCCCATGTGCCGAGAAACTACTCAT TGCACATGACAGTGACGTCAAAGAGGCCAACAAGCAGAAGTGCCAGAAGcctggccagcagcagcagggccaGACGGTGTACCACAGTTCAGGTCAGACAGCCACTGTGGCCCAGTACCTGCACCGGCCCAGCGTGCAGTACCCCCAGCAGGTTCCGCAGCCGGGCCTGGCCCCTAACCACAGGCCTGCCTCCTACCTCAGCCACTCCACCGCCAGCCTGCAGGGTCCTAACGGCCCCCAGCATGGCAACACCCAGGCCATCACTGCCTCCCAGGATCCAAAGTCCAGCATTCCCAACAGGGCTTACCAAGTCAGCATGCACTACACCTGCGCTGCTCCATGCTTTGATAGATGA
- the ccnj gene encoding cyclin-J isoform X1 yields MELEDQWWKGQLAADIYQALRYKELKLPPYKGQSPQLNFRRYFADLIAIVSNRFKLCPAARHLAVYLLDLFMDRYDVTVQQLHMISLSCLLLSSKSVADPPLQRAIAQSLHGVMFCNFFFIAGKFEEREDRVPKLESLNSLGCMSSMNLVLTKQGLLHMELLLLETFQWNLYLPTAAHFIEYYLSIAVHEGDLHDGWPMTLLEKTKLYMAKYADYFLEVSLQDHVFLCFAPSLVSAACVATSRLVLHLSPTWPPRLQRLTGYTWENLVPCAEKLLIAHDSDVKEANKQKCQKPGQQQQGQTVYHSSGQTATVAQYLHRPSVQYPQQVPQPGLAPNHRPASYLSHSTASLQGPNGPQHGNTQAITASQDPKSSIPNRAYQVSMHYTCAAPCFDR; encoded by the exons ATGGAGCTAGAGGACCAATGGTGGAAAGGACAACTCGCTGCAGATATATACCAGGCGCTACGATACAAA GAGCTCAAGTTGCCTCCCTACAAAGGCCAGTCCCCTCAGCTCAACTTCAGACGGTACTTTGCAGACCTCATAGCCATCGTCAGCAACCGCTTCAAGCTGTGTCCTGCAGCCAGACACCTGGCAGTCTACCTGCTGGACCTCTTTATGGACCGTTATGATGTCACGGTGCAGCAGCTTCACATGATCTCACTCTCATGTCTTCTTTTGTCCAGTAAGTCTGTAGCTGACCCTCCACTCCAGCGTGCGATTGCTCAGTCTCTGcatggtgtgatgttttgtaacttttttttcattgcagGTAAATTTGAGGAAAGGGAGGACCGGGTGCCTAAACTGGAGAGCCTGAACAGCCTTGGCTGCATGAGCTCCATGAACCTGGTCCTGACCAAGCAGGGTTTACTTCACATGGAGCTGCTCCTGCTGGAAACTTTCCAGTGGAACCTGTACCTGCCTACTGCTGCTCATTTCATAGAGTACTACCTGTCCATTGCTGTCCACGAGGGAGACCTCCATGATGGCTGGCCCATGACCCTCCTGGAGAAGACCAAACTATACATGGCCAAGTATGCTGATTACTTCCTGGAGGTTTCCTTGCAAG atcatgtatttttgtgttttgccCCCTCACTGGTGTCTGCTGCGTGTGTGGCCACCTCCCGCCTCGTCCTCCACCTGTCTCCTACATGGCCACCCCGACTGCAGCGCCTCACAGGCTACACATGGGAGAACCTAGTCCCATGTGCCGAGAAACTACTCAT TGCACATGACAGTGACGTCAAAGAGGCCAACAAGCAGAAGTGCCAGAAGcctggccagcagcagcagggccaGACGGTGTACCACAGTTCAGGTCAGACAGCCACTGTGGCCCAGTACCTGCACCGGCCCAGCGTGCAGTACCCCCAGCAGGTTCCGCAGCCGGGCCTGGCCCCTAACCACAGGCCTGCCTCCTACCTCAGCCACTCCACCGCCAGCCTGCAGGGTCCTAACGGCCCCCAGCATGGCAACACCCAGGCCATCACTGCCTCCCAGGATCCAAAGTCCAGCATTCCCAACAGGGCTTACCAAGTCAGCATGCACTACACCTGCGCTGCTCCATGCTTTGATAGATGA
- the LOC126406628 gene encoding uncharacterized protein LOC126406628, giving the protein MDSVDICAATSRGDNKRRVNKKNTVWQKRPHLRKIAVQPPTMQSEDKHGPKKIAEEWEQSTVWPSSKKPPQGTQQGQHRTNDSGNTLRFTCSQCRDNLEYVPKDLVKHFEEKHRGSPPVFSCHLCAFRTHEFSFLQVHLLSHKDTFSSCSICHDNVQRTWPEFSGHLTMYHCQNGKYACDMCQKFSTGDVRLFLEHTYAHDLGREQRTEKSLQLLGLERANDLSLHVKGENKYGPKTTTRSLRCQHCDYATSHKWLLTRHVKAIHFCRNGNRSKRKKKEEKWTKTSETDLDDPSEAIASSPQSKPGEELTPSCAAKPMGSKNVDRNTPVVLEGLPSSHQEMQDDTEKSLQLLGLEGGNNLSLHVKVENKYGPKTTTRSLRCQHCDYATSYKWLLTRHVKAVHFCQNGNQSKKKKKEEVRSIAMKQNDPVPKIKPRLTRSAVREMCWLTEDCLSLPGREFLDKYCHLSDPQTTLEETQQFLMKSVAGENGNQKWTKALKTVLSNVPQDMNLHPRSENGIVSNSSDLTVLTVKNKITVAQNGATYAKRLKMMTSSDKETPESTPDDARCVVDQNECQSNLSNHTPCPQTETKLNNIVSTPVHSEPSECTQMQENRENQELKIDQEIKEYNKKAEEPMHEDRSDISSELKLTNDSEEQIHKVAPKKKRRRRKRKARSRTVAKRASGVALKIVLKKNPVKEKQWVSQSSLSPSGGGLTDEYHGLPSPHTTTEETVQVLQNKLLIKAHQKKWTKASETDLDDPSEAIASSPQSKPGEELTPSCAAKPMGYKNMDRNTPVVLEGLPSTHQEMRDDTEKSLQLLEAEVDESGSACMTAQSDVRTEVEMCPENVQLRTSGSGTECHVSDNEMSSAADGATPHSSYTKSSPVSQPVITAHGNALISEHSDQSVEVVRDREVPTDPCPDLLSNANLPAGKAILQDPSPAPVHQRQPFPKNLERTLKLVAINPSQLVKRPAGDQPVVVLNHPDADIPEVARIMEVINRYRGEVQKVVLSRRTMNALSAMDGKVPETNDTLDAQPDSPGCAENSVQERFMLKLKLRRLSRKKYEVVGAVSPSGDVARKFRCWFCGRAFASEETWMVHRQRHLMEWKGPNCENS; this is encoded by the exons ATGGATTCCGTGGATATTTGCGCAGCTACCTCCAGAGGAGATAATAAACGGCGCGTCAACAAGAAGAATACAGTTTGGCAAAAACGGCCCCACCTCAGGAAGATTGCCGTTCAGCCTCCAACTATGCAAAGTGAAGATAAGCATGGACCAAAGAAGATAGCAGAGGAGTGGGAGCAAAGCACAGTGTGGCCTTCATCAAAGAAGCCCCCACAGGGAACACAGCAGGGTCAGCACAGGACAAATGACAGCGGCAATACACTCAGGTTCACATGCTCCCAATGCAGGGACAACTTGGAATATGTTCCCAAAGACTTAGTGAAACACTTTGAGGAAAAGCACAGAGGGAGCCCACCAGTTTTTTCCTGTCATCTGTGTGCTTTCCGTACGCATGAGTTCTCCTTCCTTCAGGTTCATCTATTAAGCCACAAAGACACTTTTTCTAGTTGCAGCATTTGTCATGACAATGTTCAGCGCACATGGCCTGAATTCAGTGGACACCTGACTATGTATCACTGCCAAAATGGCAAATATGCATGTGACATGTGTCAGAAATTCTCCACAGGTGATGTGAGACTATTTTTAGagcacacatatgcacatgaTTTGGGCAGAGAACAGAGAACAGAGAAGTCACTGCAGCTCTTGGGCCTGGAACGAGCTAATGATCTATCGCTGCATGTAAAGGGAGAGAATAAGTATGGTCCCAAAACAACCACTCGATCTTTACGTTGTCAGCACTGTGACTACGCGACTTCTCACAAATGGTTACTCACTAGGCACGTTAAAGCTATCCATTTTTGCCGGAATGGTAATCGGagcaagaggaagaagaaagaggagaaatggaCCAAAACTTCCGAGACTGATCTGGACGACCCCTCTGAAGCCATCGCTTCCAGTCCGCAGTCAAAGCCAGGGGAAGAACTAACCCCCAGTTGTGCTGCAAAGCCAATGGGGTCCAAAAACGTGGACAGAAACACGCCTGTCGTGCTCGAAGGCTTGCCGTCATCGCATCAAGAAATGCAAGATGACACTGAGAAGTCACTGCAGCTCTTGGGCCTGGAAGGAGGTAATAATCTATCACTGCACGTAAAGGTTGAGAATAAGTATGGTCCTAAAACAACCACTCGATCTTTACGTTGTCAGCACTGTGACTATGCAACTTCTTACAAATGGTTACTCACTAGGCACGTCAAAGCTGTCCATTTTTGCCAGAATGGTAATCagagcaagaagaagaagaaagaggaggttCGCTCCATAGcaatgaaacaaaatgacccAGTCCCAAAAATTAAGCCTAGATTAACAAGAAGTGCAGTTAGGGAAATGTGCTGGCTGACAGAGGACTGTCTTTCCCTGCCAGGGAGAGAGTTCCTGGATAAATACTGCCATCTGTCAGATCCACAAACAACACTAGAGGAGACTCAACAGTTCTTGATGAAATCTGTTGCCGGGGAAAACGGTAATCAGAAATGGACCAAGGCTCTTAAAACCGTTTTGTCAAATGTCCCTCAAGACATGAATCTTCACCCGAGGTCAGAGAATGGCATCGTGTCTAACTCGTCGGATCTCACCGTCCTGACTGTCAAGAACAAGATAACAGTGGCTCAGAACGGTGCTACTTACGCCAAAAGGTTGaaaatgatgacatcatcagacaaGGAAACCCCTGAAAGTACTCCTGATGATGCTCGTTGTGTAGTTGACCAAAATGAATGTCAGTCAAATCTGAGCAATCATACACCTTGTCCACAGACTGAAACCAAACTAAATAACATTGTCTCAACGCCAGTCCACAGTGAGCCATCTGAGTGCACTCAAATGcaggaaaacagagagaatCAGGAGTTAAAGATTGATCAGGAAATCAAGGAATATAATAAAAAAGCAGAGGAGCCTATGCATGAGGATAGGAGTGATATCTCCAGTGAGCTGAAGCTGACAAATGACAGCGAAGAGCAGATTCATAAAGTTGCACCAAAAAAGAAGAGACGAAGACGAAAAAGAAAGGCCAGATCTAGAACGGTGGCTAAAAGAGCATCAGGTGTGGCTTTAAAGATAGTGTTGAAGAAGAATCCAGTAAAGGAGAAGCAGTGGGTGTCTCAAAGCTCTTTGTCTCCATCAGGAGGTGGTCTGACGGATGAATATCATGGACTGCCAAGCCCTCATACGACAACAGAGGAGACAGTGCAGGTTCTCCAAAACAAGCTGCTAATAAAAGCACACCAGAAGAAATGGACCAAAGCTTCTGAGACTGATCTGGACGACCCCTCTGAAGCCATCGCTTCAAGTCCGCAGTCAAAGCCAGGAGAAGAGCTAACCCCCAGTTGTGCTGCAAAGCCAATGGGGTATAAAAATATGGACAGAAACACGCCTGTCGTGCTCGAAGGCTTGCCGTCGACGCATCAAGAAATGCGGGATGACACAGAGAAGTCCCTGCAGCTCTTGGAAGCAGAAGTTGACGAGAGCGGTTCAGCTTGTATGACAGCCCAGTCAGATGTGAGGACTGAAGTAGAGATGTGCCCTGAGAACGTACAGCTCCGAACATCCGGCAGTGGCACAGAGTGTCATGTGTCAGACAATGAGATGAGTTCAGCTGCTGATGGAGCGACTCCCCATAGCAGTTACACCAAGTCTTCCCCTGTTTCCCAACCTGTTATTACAGCACATG GTAATGCTCTCATTTCAGAACACAGTGACCAGAGTGTTGAGGtggtgagagacagagaagtgCCCACTGACCCCTGCCCAGATCTCCTCAGCAACGCCAACTTGCCTGCCGGAAAAGCCATCCTACAGGATCCCTCACCAGCCCCTGTGCATCAGAGGCAGCCATTCCCAAAGAACCTGGAGAGGACCCTGAAATTAGTAGCCATAAATCCATCTCAGTTGGTAAAGCGTCCAGCGGGAGACCAGCCTGTTGTGGTGCTAAATCATCCAGATGCTGACATCCCCGAGGTCGCCAGGATCATGGAGGTCATCAACAGGTACAGAGGAGAGGTGCAGAAGGTTGTACTGTCACGAAGAACTATGAACGCTCTCTCAGCCATGGACGGCAAGGTCCCTGAGACGAATGACACATTGGATGCCCAGCCTGATTCTCCAGGCTGTGCTGAAAACTCAGTACAGGAGAGATTTATGTTGAAATTGAAACTTCGTAGGCTGAGCAGGAAAAAGTATGAAGTTGTCGGTGCAGTCTCTCCCAGCGGGGATGTCGCAAGGAAGTTTCGTTGCTGGTTTTGCGGCAGGGCCTTTGCAAGTGAGGAAACGTGGATGGTCCATCGGCAGCGACACCTGATGGAGTGGAAAGGGCCAAACTGTGAAAACTCTTAA